Sequence from the Myxococcales bacterium genome:
AGGGTTTCACTCCTATTTCGTTGGCTGTGCAGATCGGTGCAATCGAGGCTCTGGATCTTTTGCTCGAATACGGCGCCGACGCCAGCGCCCGGGACGACGGAGGCTTGAGTCTTCTAATGATTGCCGTCAACAAGAAACAGATCGAGATGGCCAAGCACCTGCTGCAGCTGGGCGCAGACGTAAACGAGCAATTGCCTCGCGGTGGCGGTGCGCTCTTCATTGCCGTGCAGAAAAGGAGTCCGGCGGCGGTGCGTCTGCTGATCGAGCATGGGGCGAAGGTCGACGGAACTGAGAAAACAGCGGCGCCAATCATTTTTGCTGCAGCGCTTCGCAACGAGGAGATTGTGAAGCTGCTACTCGAAGCCGGTGTAGACGTAAATACGGTCAACCAAAGAAACGGCTTTACCGCACTTCACCGGGCCGTGGAGTCGGGACCCTCCATGGTCAAACTCTTGCTCGGGGCGGGAGCGAAGGTCAGTGTTTTGAATCTGGACGGGATGACGCCCCTCGCGATCGCGGAACTGGCGGGCAATGCCGAGATGATCAGCCTCTTGAGCACCGGAACCTAGCGGCAGTGTCCTGGCCCCAGAGTGAAGGGCCCCCCTGGCCCGAGACTCAGTTTGACGCGCTCAGTTTCTCGCGGGCGGCCATGGCCACCTTGTT
This genomic interval carries:
- a CDS encoding ankyrin repeat domain-containing protein; this encodes GFTPISLAVQIGAIEALDLLLEYGADASARDDGGLSLLMIAVNKKQIEMAKHLLQLGADVNEQLPRGGGALFIAVQKRSPAAVRLLIEHGAKVDGTEKTAAPIIFAAALRNEEIVKLLLEAGVDVNTVNQRNGFTALHRAVESGPSMVKLLLGAGAKVSVLNLDGMTPLAIAELAGNAEMISLLSTGT